A genomic stretch from Pochonia chlamydosporia 170 chromosome 4, whole genome shotgun sequence includes:
- a CDS encoding raffinose synthase protein Sip1 (similar to Neosartorya fischeri NRRL 181 XP_001267197.1): MKGLLQSYPPLGQVTIIQSREVILTAVLRVSLTQVEEEWEVALWISHDNKDWSEISLAKLAPHDEPHHLGHQPRSTSLLYFACSFRLQRSAQFTLKFRQASNKPWEWVRDKEGLNDGVVILLTPHSVSEDNVGPRIADLDTKWKISSPVSQSPGTRLWSLDCALPASPGRYTAARDIDVGTPWATGLMQGRWFALVQHKAAWLGPRHGKSQFNVDQDAILCCFLSHEGKTMAMLAISGIGNVTTTFRHNDQGMVTVNDSESIGTATVLVSEGNDFQNAVASVMYHARTMVSGPYATPKEQLTSRLDDDPRTTAAWKPEWYDVNVNLSTGTWNALGQQLSEKTILAAVEELARNEIRITNLIIDDNWQSLDRSGGDQFEYSWVEFEADRKAFPNGLKGLVSQIRNIHPDIQHVFVWHALLGYWGGISPCGSIAETYETTRVSHEGENTDSLIVVVKPDVSRFYDDFYRFLADSGIDGVKADAQVQVDLLTTAADRRDLMSTYLDAWSEASKRYFGSQTISCMSQFPYALFYSQLPRNRREILVRNSDDFFPDVPRSHPWHMWANAHNAIFTQFLNAVPDWDMFQTAHDYSGFHAAARCVSGGPIYITDVPGDHNIRLLRQMTATTPLGQTVILRPSVLGKSVSAYASYEDDVLLKIGSAAQTGIGILGVFNISTRDLVELIPLELFPGVSNAGKYVVRAHSTGKASMPMTVGGPEPFISISLEETGHEIYSAFPVTPFKGKGHDDGHVGVFGLVGKMTGGVAMTSSSMVQREDGRVVVTCNIKVLGALGE; this comes from the exons ATGAAAGGCCTACTTCAAAGCTATCCCCCGCTCGGCCAAGTCACCATCATCCAAAGCCGTGAAGTGATATTGACAGCAGTGCTGCGAGTATCCCTCACTCAggtggaagaagaatggGAAGTCGCACTTTGGATATCTCATGATAACAAGGATTGGAGCGAGATAAGTCTTGCCAAGTTAGCGCCTCATGATGAGCCACACCATCTCGGTCACCAGCCTCGGTCTACTTCACTGTTATACTTTGCCTGTTCATTTCGGCTGCAGAGGTCTGCTCAGTTCACGCTGAAATTCCGCCAAGCAAGTAACAAACCGTGGGAATGGGTTCGTGACAAGGAGGGTTTGAACGATGGCGTCGTCATCCTTCTTACACCTCACTCCGTGTCTGAGGACAATGTAGGGCCACGCATCGCAGACTTAGACACCAAGTGGAAGATATCATCACCTGTGAGCCAGTCTCCAGGCACTCGGTTATGGTCACTAGACTGCGCCCTACCTGCCTCGCCCGGGAGATACACGGCAGCTCGAGATATTGATGTCGGTACGCCATGGG CTACGGGGCTAATGCAAGGCAGGTGGTTTGCTCTTGTGCAACACAAGGCTGCCTGGCTTGGTCCACGACACGGAAAGTCTCAATTTAACGTAGATCAAGATGCAATTTTGTGTTGTTTTCTAAGCCACGAAGGcaagacgatggcgatgctAGCCATCAGTGGCATTGGCAATGTGACGACGACGTTCCGTCACAATGATCAGGGGATGGTCACTGT GAACGATTCCGAGTCAATAGGAACAGCCACCGTTTTGGTGTCAGAGGGGAACGACTTCCAAAACGCTGTTGCTTCCGTTATGTATCATGCAAGAACCATGGTGTCCGGGCCATATGCTACACCAAAGGAACAATTAACTAGTCGGTTAGACGACGACCCCAGAACTACAGCAGCGTGGAAACCGGAGTGGTATGACG TCAATGTTAACTTGTCAACTGGCACTTGGAATGCTTTAGGACAACAGCTTTCAGAGAAGACAATTCTTGCTGCCGTTGAGGAGCTCGCTAGGAACGAGATTCGTATCACCAATCTTATAATTGATGACAATTGGCAGTCTCTTGACCGGAGTGGAGGCGACCAATTTGAATATAGCTGGGTTGAATTTGAAGCAGATCGAAAGGCTTTTCCAAACGGATTGAAAGGTTTGGTATCACAAATTCGCAATATTCACCCAGACATTCAGCATGTTTTCGTATGGCATGCTCTTCTGGGCTATTGGGGCGGCATCTCACCATGTGGCAGCATCGCCGAGACCTATGAGACGACCAGGGTATCTCACGAGGGAGAAAATACAGATTCTCTGATTGTAGTTGTCAAGCCGGATGTATCCCGATTTTATGACGACTTTTACAGATTCCTGGCCGACTCGGGGATCGATGGTGTCAAAGCCGACGCACAAGTCCAGGTTGACTTGTTGACCACCGCAGCAGACCGTCGAGACTTGATGTCCACCTACCTTGATGCATGGTCTGAGGCATCAAAGCGGTATTTCGGTTCGCAAACCATATCTTGCATGTCGCAGTTCCCATACGCCCTCTTCTATTCTCAACTGCCCCGAAATCGCAGGGAGATTCTGGTCAGGAACTCTGATGATTTCTTCCCTGACGTTCCGCGATCACATCCATGGCATATGTGGGCCAATGCTCACAATGCTATCTTTACTCAGTTTTTGAATGCGGTTCCTGACTGGGACATGTTCCAAACTGCACATGATTATTCAGGGTTTCATGCCGCAGCTCGTTGTGTGAGCGGTGGTCCCATCTATATTACAGACGTTCCGGGAGACCACAACATACGTCTTCTCAGGCAAATGACTGCGACCACTCCTCTCGGACAAACGGTTATTCTGCGGCCGAGTGTCTTGGGGAAATCCGTTTCCGCTTATGCGAGCTATGAGGACGATGTACTCTTAAAGATTGGTA GCGCAGCACAAACAGGCATTGGTATTCTCGGCGTTTTCAACATTTCGACCAGGGACCTTGTTGAACTCATTCCGCTCGAGCTCTTCCCTGGAGTATCCAATGCCGGTAAATACGTAGTTCGAGCTCATAGCACCGGCAAAGCTTCTATGCCTATGACTGTTGGAGGTCCGGAACCATTTATTTCCATTTCTTTGGAAGAGACTGGGCATGAGATTTATAGTGCTTTCCCGGTGACACCTTTCAAGGGCAAAGGACACGATGATGGACATGTTGGTGTCTTTGGTTTAGTTGGCAAGATGACTGGTGGTGTAGCAATGACGTCAAGTTCCATGGTACAAAGGGAAGACGGCAGAGTTGTTGTGACATGTAATATCAAGGTCCTGGGTGCTCTCGGTGAGTGA
- a CDS encoding mitochondrial processing peptidase beta subunit (similar to Aspergillus terreus NIH2624 XP_001210709.1) translates to MASRRLALNLSQGLRSRAGLSAAGSLRRGFATPSSVGKTQTTTLKNGLTVATEHSPWAQTSTVGVWIDAGSRAETDENNGTAHFLEHLAFKGTAKRSQQQLELEIENMGGHLNAYTSRENTVYFAKAFNSDVPQCVDILSDILQNSKLEESAIERERDVILRESEEVEKQVEEVVFDHLHATAFQHQPLGRTILGPRQNIRDITRTELTSYIKNNYTADRMVLVGAGGIPHEQLVELAEKHFAGLPSKSPENQAYLLSKQKADFIGSDVRVRDDTMGTANVALAVEGVSWSSDDYFTALVTQAIVGNYDKAMGNAPHQGSKLSGLVHRHELANSFMSFSTSYSDTGLWGIYLSTDNITRLDDLVHFAMREWMRLCNNVGEAEVERAKAQLKASILLSLDGTTAVAEDIGRQLITTGRRMMPGEIERKIDAITEKEVMDFANRKLWDKDIAISAVGSIEALFDYQRLRNTMKPKF, encoded by the exons ATGGCGTCTCGCAGACTAGCTTTAAACCTCTCGCAGGGCCTGCGAAGCCGTGCTGGTCTGTCGGCCGCCGGTTCCCTTCGTCGAGGCTTCGCGACTCCCTCCTCCGTCGGCAAAACTCAAACCACAACACTCAAGAACGGCTTGACC GTCGCCACTGAGCACTCGCCATGGGCCCAAACTTCGACTGTTGGTGTCTGGATTGACGCCGGTTCCCGAGCCGAGACTGACGAGAACAACGGCACCGCACACTTCCTCGAGCATCTGGCTTTCAAG GGCACTGCCAAGCGATCGCAGCAGCAATTGGAGCTCGAAATCGAGAACATGGGCGGCCACCTCAACGCCTACACTTCT CGTGAGAACACTGTCTACTTCGCCAAGGCCTTCAACTCCGATGTTCCCCAGTGCGTCGATATCCTGTCCGATATTCTGCAGAACTCGAAGCTTGAGGAGTCTGCCATTGAGCGCGAGCGCGATGTCATCCTTCGCGAGTCtgaggaggttgagaagcAGGTTGAGGAGGTCGTCTTCGATCACCTGCACGCCACTGCTTTCCAGCATCAGCCTCTGGGCCGCACCATCCTCGGCCCTCGCCAGAACATCCGCGACATCACCCGAACCGAGCTCACCAGCTACATCAAGAACAACTACACCGCCGACCGCATGGTCCtcgttggtgctggtggcatcCCCCACGAGCAGCTCGTTGAGTTGGCCGAGAAGCACTTCGCCGGCCTCCCCAGCAAGAGCCCCGAGAACCAGGCTTACCTTCTGTCCAAGCAGAAGGCCGACTTCATCGGTTCCGATGTCCGTGTTCGTGATGACACCATGGGCACCGCCAACGTCGCCCTGGCTGTCGAGGGTGTCAGCTGGAGCTCTGACGACTACTTCACTGCTCTGGTCACCCAGGCTATTGTCGGCAACTACGACAAGGCTATGGGCAATGCTCCCCACCAGGGCAGCAAGCTCAGCGGTCTCGTCCACCGACACGAGCTGGCCAACAGCTTCATGAGCTTCTCCACCAGCTACAGCGACACTGG TCTCTGGGGTATCTACCTGAGCACCGACAACATCACCCGCCTGGACGATCTCGTCCACTTCGCTATGCGTGAGTGGATGCGCCTGTGCAACAACGTCGGCGAGGCTGAGGTTGAGCGCGCCAAGGCTCAGCTCAAGGCTTCCATCCTCCTGTCTCTCGACGGCACCACTGCCGTTGCCGAGGATATTGGCCGCCAGCTCATCACCACTGGCCGCCGCATGATGCCCGGAGAGATTGAGCGCAAGATCGATGCCATCACTGAGAAGGAGGTCATGGACTTTGCCAACCGCAAGCTGTGGGACAAGGACATTGCCATCAGCGCTGTTGGCAGCATCGAAGCATTGTTTGACTACCAGAGACTGCGGAACACCATGAAGCCGAAGTTCTAA
- a CDS encoding transcription initiation factor TFIID (similar to Cordyceps militaris CM01 XP_006670631.1): MASQTQPTPNTAPPPPSATEPPRPRDARLIELLLTSQGVTAYEQRVPLLLLDFAYRHTSSILSDALHLSGDPYVTQAGSKPSAASGASALAAGDAPITANGVKLAIGARLGYQFRGGSSGGGISKDYMQELARERNKVALPRIVPNEWGVRLPSERFVLSGTSWGLKDMWDEAGDEDDEEGHGGDAMEGVEAPEPEDVGGDGVEGGTVDDVFGDDVDEEMAE; the protein is encoded by the coding sequence ATGGCTTCACAAACACAGCCCACACCAAACACCGCACCCCCGCCCCCCAGCGCCACGGAGCCTCCTCGACCTCGCGATGCCCGTCTGATCGAACTACTTCTGACATCCCAAGGTGTCACGGCATACGAGCAACGAGTCCCATTACTGCTCCTCGACTTTGCCTACCGTCACACGTCCTCTATTCTCAGTGACGCGCTACACCTCTCCGGCGACCCGTACGTCACCCAAGCTGGCTCAAAGCCATCCGCAGCCTCAGGAGCGTCAGCCCTTGCGGCAGGCGATGCGCCAATCACAGCAAACGGCGTGAAGCTTGCCATCGGCGCCCGTCTTGGTTACCAGTTCCGCGGAGGAAGcagtggcggcggcatcagcAAAGACTACATGCAAGAACTCGCGCGAGAACGGAATAAAGTTGCCTTGCCGCGAATTGTCCCCAACGAGTGGGGTGTTCGACTACCCAGCGAGCGGTTTGTGCTTAGTGGGACAAGTTGGGGTCTCAAGGATATGTGGGACGAGGCGggtgacgaagatgatgaagagggacatggtggtgatgccatgGAGGGAGTTGAGGCACCAGAGCCGGAGGACgttggcggtgatggagtGGAGGGTGGTACAGTTGACGATGTTTTCGgggatgatgttgacgaggagaTGGCAGAGTAG